From the genome of Acropora palmata chromosome 4, jaAcrPala1.3, whole genome shotgun sequence, one region includes:
- the LOC141879987 gene encoding D-inositol 3-phosphate glycosyltransferase-like isoform X1 translates to MPPFLVYKVPDGFQCQEHNTTYGSNMLQVTILASEWESSNGGLSAMNRELAIQLAKLCCVKVTLFMPTGKCSDEHKKAAHSHGISILEAVRRPGLDELEWLIFPPDDLQIDVVVGHGVQLGHQAQFIRKSHKCKWVQFVHTDPEELGIFKCDENSVSTGEQMHNTEVELCHMADLVVGVGPKLAEVFRKYLRFCKKSVFEFTPGVFDDFASVQQVPDERRFYSILLFGLGDVEDFDLKGFDIAARSISVLPDTHLLFVGAPHGKQEEIAKRLFDFGIPRNRLRVRGYLELESLKRVFCEVDLVLMPSRTEGFGFSGLAALSAGLPVIASKNSGFGEALSRIKFGSSCVIDSEDPSVWTSAIKGVLKNDRESRLDEVKAMRGSYAQRYSWSEQCEDLLEKMFNIVNASKPLVSLVNDLSDLVERIFQRLDTRIRGAGHYESIANYFGFDIFEIRSGFEKSVGGPSRAMIETIVVRHPELTVEKFARVVEEKARRKDVAELLRAYDRVSLKESV, encoded by the exons ATGCCACCCTTCCTGGTTTACAAGGTTCCTGATGGCTTTCAGTGTCAAGAACATAATACAACTTATGGCTCCAACATGCTGCAAGTCACCATTTTGGCTTCTGAGTGGGAATCCAGTAATGGAGGGCTCTCTGCCATGAACAGAGAGCTGGCCATTCAATTAGCCAAACTTTGTTGTGTTAAGGTCACCTTATTTATGCCTACTGGTAAATGCTCAGACGAGCACAAGAAAGCAGCTCACAGCCATGGTATTTCTATTCTTGAGGCAGTGAGACGACCGGGTTTGGATGAGTTGGAATGGCTTATCTTTCCGCCAGATGATCTGCAGATAGATGTGGTTGTTGGTCATGGAGTGCAACTTGGTCACCAGGCTCAGTTTATCCGCAAATCTCACAAATGCAAGTGGGTTCAGTTTGTGCACACAGACCCAGAGGAACTAGGAATTTTCAAATGTGATGAGAATTCAGTCTCAACAGGAGAACAAATGCACAACACTGAAGTAGAGCTGTGTCATATGGCTGATCTTGTTGTAGGAGTTGGACCTAAGTTGGCCGAAGTATTTCGCAAATACCTTCgcttttgcaaaaaaagtgtttttgagTTTACTCCTGGCGTTTTTGACGACTTTGCTAGTGTTCAACAAGTTCCTGATGAAAGACGATTCTacagcattttgttatttggGCTTGGAGATGTGGAAGATTTTGATCTGAAGGGATTTGATATTGCAGCAAGATCCATTTCTGTCTTACCTGACACTCATCTACTTTTTGTTGGAGCACCCCACGGAAAACAAGAGGAGATTGCCAAGCGTCTTTTTGATTTTGGCATTCCTAGGAACCGCCTTAGGGTGAGAGGTTACTTGGAGCTGGAATCTCTTAAGAGAGTATTTTGTGAGGTGGACCTTGTGTTGATGCCATCAAGAACGGAAGGGTTTGGCTTTTCAGGTCTAGCTGCTCTGTCAGCTGGGCTTCCCGTAATCGCCAGCAAGAACTCTGGCTTTGGAGAAGCTTTAAGCCGTATAAAATTTGGCTCTTCATGTGTCATTGACTCTGAAGATCCCAGTGTATGGACATCTGCTATTAAGGGCGTCTTGAAAAATGACAGAGAGTCACGTCTTGATGAGGTTAAGGCTATGCGTGGCTCATATGCCCAAAGATACAGTTGGTCTGAACAGTGTGAAGATCTTCTTGAAAAGATGTTCAACATAGTCAATG cCTCCAAGCCTTTGGTAAGTCTTGTTAACGACCTTTCTGATTTGGTGGAAAGGATCTTTCAACGTTTGGACACACGCATCAgaggagctggtcattatgaAAGCATAGCTAACTATTTCGGCTTCGACATTTTTGAAATAAGATCCGGATTTGAAAAATCTGTCGGCGGTCCCTCCAGAGCAATGATTGAGACAATTGTTGTTCGTCACCCAGAGCTCACAGTAGAGAAGTTTGCAAGAGTGGTAGAAGAGAAAGCACGCCGAAAGGATGTTGCTGAGTTGCTGAGAGCTTATGATCGTGTTTCGTTGAAAGAATCGGTTTGA
- the LOC141880016 gene encoding uncharacterized protein LOC141880016, with translation MVTRVDGSNPIVISPERKEKLISFDNSGDTIILILEETSVVEDPSWNYRDSDTYQWNQMVTEQGPYASKPLVSLVNDVSDFVERIFQRLDTRIRGAGHYEVVSKYFGFDIFEIRSSFDKSVGGPSRAMIEAIVVRHPKLTVEMFARVVEEKARRKDVADLLRAYDRSSLEESVRRFGEHH, from the exons ATGGTTACGAGAGTTGATGGGTCCAATCCCATCGTAATATCTCCTGAAAGAAAAG aaaaattaatatctttCGACAATTCTGGTGACACCATCATCCTAATACTTGAGGAAACTTCTGTGGTGGAG GACCCATCTTGGAATTACAGGGATAGTGATACATATCAATGGAACCAGATGGTAACTGAGCAAGGTCCATATG cCTCCAAGCCTTTGGTGAGTCTTGTGAACGACGTTTCTGATTTTGTGGAAAGGATCTTTCAACGTTTGGACACACGCATCAGAGGAGCTGGGCATTATGAAGTCGTATCTAAGTATTTCGGCTTCGACATTTTTGAAATAAGATCCAGTTTTGACAAATCTGTCGGCGGTCCATCCAGAGCAATGATTGAGGCAATTGTTGTTCGTCACCCTAAGCTAACAGTAGAGATGTTTGCACGAGTGGTAGAAGAGAAAGCACGCCGAAAGGATGTTGCTGACTTGCTGAGAGCTTATGATCGCAGTTCGTTGGAAGAATCTGTTCGAAGATTTGGCGAACACCATTAA
- the LOC141880009 gene encoding uncharacterized protein LOC141880009: protein MPKNWQCFHTNREGRVCLTQHSNFIGLLTLLAVTVAGGVVLAVFYLWGKFSRKITMVTRVDGSNPMRVSPETKEKLISFDNSGDTIILIIEGTSIVEDPSWNYRDSDTYEWNQMVTEQGAYASKPLGSLVNDLSDFVEKIFQRLDIRIKGAGHYEVIANHFGFDIFEIRSGFEKSAGGPSRAMIEAIVVRHPELTVEKFARVVEEKARRKDVADLLRAYDRFSLKESV, encoded by the exons ATGCCGAAAAATTGGCAATGTTTTCACACTAACAGAGAAGGACGTGTGTGTCTGACTCAACACTCAAATTTCATAGGTTTGTTAACTTTGTTGGCGGTTACTGTGGCTGGTGGAGTTGTTTTGGCAGTATTCTATCTGTGGGGGAAATTTTCCAGAAAGATTACCATGGTTACGAGAGTTGATGGGTCCAATCCCATGCGAGTATCTCCAGAAACAAAAG aaaaattaatttctttcgACAATTCTGGTGACACCATCATCCTAATAATTGAGGGAACTTCAATCGTGGAG GACCCATCTTGGAATTACAGGGATAGTGATACATATGAATGGAACCAGATGGTAACTGAGCAAGGTGCATATG cctCCAAGCCTTTGGGAAGTCTTGTGAATGACCTTTCTGATTTCGTGGAGAAGATCTTTCAACGTTTGGACATACGCATTAAAGGAGCTGGGCATTACGAAGTCATAGCTAACCATTTCGGCTTCGACATTTTTGAAATAAGATCCGGGTTTGAAAAATCTGCCGGCGGTCCCTCCAGAGCAATGATTGAGGCAATTGTTGTTCGTCACCCAGAGCTCACAGTAGAGAAGTTTGCAAGAGTGGTAGAAGAGAAAGCCCGCCGAAAGGATGTCGCTGACTTGCTGAGAGCTTATGATCGTTTTTCGTTGAAAGAATCGGTTTGA
- the LOC141879987 gene encoding D-inositol 3-phosphate glycosyltransferase-like isoform X2 — protein sequence MPPFLVYKVPDGFQCQEHNTTYGSNMLQVTILASEWESSNGGLSAMNRELAIQLAKLCCVKVTLFMPTGKCSDEHKKAAHSHGISILEAVRRPGLDELEWLIFPPDDLQIDVVVGHGVQLGHQAQFIRKSHKCKWVQFVHTDPEELGIFKCDENSVSTGEQMHNTEVELCHMADLVVGVGPKLAEVFRKYLRFCKKSVFEFTPGVFDDFASVQQVPDERRFYSILLFGLGDVEDFDLKGFDIAARSISVLPDTHLLFVGAPHGKQEEIAKRLFDFGIPRNRLRVRGYLELESLKRVFCEVDLVLMPSRTEGFGFSGLAALSAGLPVIASKNSGFGEALSRIKFGSSCVIDSEDPSVWTSAIKGVLKNDRESRLDEVKAMRGSYAQRYSWSEQCEDLLEKMFNIVNGPSPELESTGQAVQRLCLKQKKVILAKVPLKVK from the exons ATGCCACCCTTCCTGGTTTACAAGGTTCCTGATGGCTTTCAGTGTCAAGAACATAATACAACTTATGGCTCCAACATGCTGCAAGTCACCATTTTGGCTTCTGAGTGGGAATCCAGTAATGGAGGGCTCTCTGCCATGAACAGAGAGCTGGCCATTCAATTAGCCAAACTTTGTTGTGTTAAGGTCACCTTATTTATGCCTACTGGTAAATGCTCAGACGAGCACAAGAAAGCAGCTCACAGCCATGGTATTTCTATTCTTGAGGCAGTGAGACGACCGGGTTTGGATGAGTTGGAATGGCTTATCTTTCCGCCAGATGATCTGCAGATAGATGTGGTTGTTGGTCATGGAGTGCAACTTGGTCACCAGGCTCAGTTTATCCGCAAATCTCACAAATGCAAGTGGGTTCAGTTTGTGCACACAGACCCAGAGGAACTAGGAATTTTCAAATGTGATGAGAATTCAGTCTCAACAGGAGAACAAATGCACAACACTGAAGTAGAGCTGTGTCATATGGCTGATCTTGTTGTAGGAGTTGGACCTAAGTTGGCCGAAGTATTTCGCAAATACCTTCgcttttgcaaaaaaagtgtttttgagTTTACTCCTGGCGTTTTTGACGACTTTGCTAGTGTTCAACAAGTTCCTGATGAAAGACGATTCTacagcattttgttatttggGCTTGGAGATGTGGAAGATTTTGATCTGAAGGGATTTGATATTGCAGCAAGATCCATTTCTGTCTTACCTGACACTCATCTACTTTTTGTTGGAGCACCCCACGGAAAACAAGAGGAGATTGCCAAGCGTCTTTTTGATTTTGGCATTCCTAGGAACCGCCTTAGGGTGAGAGGTTACTTGGAGCTGGAATCTCTTAAGAGAGTATTTTGTGAGGTGGACCTTGTGTTGATGCCATCAAGAACGGAAGGGTTTGGCTTTTCAGGTCTAGCTGCTCTGTCAGCTGGGCTTCCCGTAATCGCCAGCAAGAACTCTGGCTTTGGAGAAGCTTTAAGCCGTATAAAATTTGGCTCTTCATGTGTCATTGACTCTGAAGATCCCAGTGTATGGACATCTGCTATTAAGGGCGTCTTGAAAAATGACAGAGAGTCACGTCTTGATGAGGTTAAGGCTATGCGTGGCTCATATGCCCAAAGATACAGTTGGTCTGAACAGTGTGAAGATCTTCTTGAAAAGATGTTCAACATAGTCAATG GACCTTCCCCTGAGCTTGAGAGCACAGGACAGGCGGTGCAAAGGTTGTGCTTGAAGCAGAAGAAGGTCATCCTAGCTAAAGTACCGCTCAAAGTTAAGTAG